The following coding sequences lie in one Jonesia denitrificans DSM 20603 genomic window:
- the sufC gene encoding Fe-S cluster assembly ATPase SufC → MSTLEIKDLHVSVETKEGPKPILRGVDLTINSGETHAIMGPNGSGKSTLAYSIAGHPKYDITSGEVYLDGENVLEMSVDERARAGLFLAMQYPVEVPGVSVANFLRTAKTAIDGQAPALRHWVKEVNGAMDNLRMDKSFAERSVNEGFSGGEKKRHEILQLELLKPKIAILDETDSGLDVDALRVVSEGVNRAKETTGAGFLLITHYTRILRYIKPDFVHVFVNGRVAEEGGPELAERLEAEGYDRFLSAATA, encoded by the coding sequence ATGTCAACGTTGGAAATCAAAGACCTGCACGTCAGCGTCGAAACAAAAGAAGGACCAAAGCCCATTCTTCGTGGGGTTGACCTCACCATTAACTCTGGTGAAACCCACGCCATCATGGGCCCCAACGGGTCAGGGAAATCCACCCTTGCCTACTCTATTGCCGGGCACCCGAAGTACGACATCACCAGTGGTGAGGTTTACCTTGACGGTGAAAACGTCCTGGAAATGTCCGTTGATGAGCGTGCCCGTGCGGGCCTGTTCCTCGCCATGCAGTACCCCGTTGAGGTTCCCGGTGTTTCCGTGGCGAACTTCCTCCGCACCGCAAAAACAGCGATCGACGGACAAGCACCAGCACTGCGTCACTGGGTCAAAGAAGTCAACGGTGCCATGGACAACCTCCGCATGGACAAATCGTTCGCGGAACGCTCAGTGAACGAAGGGTTCTCCGGTGGTGAAAAGAAACGTCACGAGATCCTCCAACTTGAGCTCCTCAAACCAAAAATCGCGATTCTTGACGAGACAGACTCTGGTTTGGACGTCGACGCGTTACGTGTGGTCTCTGAAGGCGTGAACCGGGCAAAAGAAACAACCGGCGCCGGGTTCCTGCTCATCACGCACTACACCCGCATCTTGCGTTACATCAAACCTGATTTTGTGCACGTGTTCGTCAACGGACGTGTCGCAGAAGAAGGTGGCCCAGAGCTCGCCGAACGCCTCGAAGCAGAAGGTTACGACCGCTTCCTCAGCGCAGCAACCGCGTAA
- a CDS encoding aminotransferase class V-fold PLP-dependent enzyme: MDTTTPRSFTPAELSAIRADFPLLTRTVRDGKPLVYLDSAATSQKPDPVLDTEQDFYLHRNAAVHRGAHHVAEEATDAFEGARAHIAQFVGADTDELIWTSGATTAINIVAYGIQNATLGRGGAAAQRFAIQPGDTIVVTETEHHANLIPWQELAHRTGATLHWISVDDNGRLRTEELATVVTERTKILAFTHASNVTGAITDVAAFVARAREVGALTVLDACQSVPHLPVNFHELGVDFAAFSGHKMLGPTGVGMLYGRRELLEALPPVLFGGSMVEVVTMTDTTFMPPPQRFEAGTQPVAQAVALGAAAQYLHEIGMDRVYAHEQELARQLLTVSEVPGVTVIGPTDTHNRLAVVSFTVDGVHAHDVGQILDDAGIAVRVGHHCAQPLHRRFGIASTSRASASIYTTTDEITTFVESLATVQAFFGVSTH; the protein is encoded by the coding sequence GTGGACACCACAACACCACGTTCGTTCACGCCAGCAGAACTCAGTGCGATTCGCGCAGATTTCCCGCTACTCACCCGCACTGTGCGCGATGGGAAACCGCTGGTGTACTTGGACTCTGCGGCGACCTCACAAAAACCTGACCCAGTGCTTGACACCGAACAAGACTTCTATCTGCACCGTAACGCTGCTGTGCACCGCGGCGCACACCATGTTGCGGAAGAAGCAACGGACGCGTTTGAAGGCGCCCGTGCCCACATTGCACAGTTCGTGGGCGCAGACACTGACGAACTGATCTGGACCTCCGGTGCCACCACGGCGATCAACATTGTTGCGTACGGAATCCAGAACGCAACCCTAGGACGCGGGGGAGCGGCAGCCCAACGGTTCGCAATCCAGCCCGGGGACACCATTGTGGTCACCGAAACCGAACATCACGCGAACCTCATCCCATGGCAAGAACTTGCCCACCGGACCGGAGCAACCCTCCACTGGATTTCCGTGGACGACAACGGCCGGCTGCGCACCGAAGAACTAGCGACTGTCGTCACTGAACGCACAAAAATCCTTGCGTTCACTCACGCATCAAACGTCACCGGTGCCATCACTGACGTTGCCGCGTTCGTTGCACGAGCCCGCGAAGTGGGGGCGTTAACTGTTCTTGACGCATGCCAGTCGGTGCCACACCTGCCCGTGAACTTCCATGAACTTGGTGTGGACTTCGCAGCATTCTCAGGACACAAAATGCTAGGCCCAACCGGGGTTGGCATGCTGTACGGGCGTCGAGAGCTTCTCGAAGCGCTCCCACCTGTTCTTTTTGGTGGATCCATGGTGGAAGTCGTTACCATGACTGACACCACTTTCATGCCGCCACCACAACGTTTCGAAGCTGGTACTCAACCCGTTGCGCAGGCTGTTGCACTGGGGGCTGCCGCACAATACCTCCATGAAATTGGGATGGACCGGGTATACGCCCACGAACAAGAACTTGCTCGCCAACTGCTGACGGTATCTGAGGTCCCTGGGGTGACCGTAATCGGCCCCACCGACACACACAACCGCCTCGCAGTGGTGTCATTCACCGTCGACGGTGTCCATGCCCACGATGTCGGACAAATCCTTGACGATGCGGGAATCGCCGTGCGGGTCGGTCACCACTGTGCGCAACCACTACACCGACGGTTTGGTATCGCATCAACATCGCGCGCATCGGCTTCCATTTACACGACAACCGATGAGATCACCACATTCGTGGAATCATTGGCAACCGTTCAAGCGTTCTTCGGAGTATCAACGCACTGA
- the sufU gene encoding Fe-S cluster assembly sulfur transfer protein SufU gives MEQLYQQVILDHYKNPHGKGLADADPTALSGLSHQVNPTCGDEVTMRVHFSGDGGERTVQSVTWDGQGCSISQASISVLVQLVQGQRVADVEHVAEVFRELMDTRGKGFPVDDASAEDKEDLLGDANAFTGVSKFPARIKCALLGWSALKDTLASTGASAEAHEQGINHCSQPSKETP, from the coding sequence ATGGAACAGCTCTACCAGCAGGTCATCCTTGACCATTACAAAAACCCGCACGGTAAAGGTCTCGCTGATGCCGACCCAACCGCGCTCAGCGGGTTGTCCCACCAAGTGAACCCTACCTGTGGTGATGAAGTCACGATGCGTGTCCACTTCAGTGGCGACGGGGGTGAACGAACCGTCCAGTCTGTGACCTGGGACGGGCAAGGGTGCTCTATCTCTCAAGCGTCGATCTCTGTCCTTGTGCAACTTGTCCAGGGGCAGCGGGTCGCCGACGTCGAACATGTTGCTGAGGTGTTTCGTGAACTCATGGACACGCGAGGTAAGGGGTTCCCGGTGGACGACGCCTCAGCTGAAGACAAAGAAGACCTCCTCGGTGACGCTAATGCGTTCACCGGGGTATCCAAATTCCCTGCTCGTATTAAGTGTGCGTTGTTGGGGTGGTCGGCACTCAAAGACACCCTCGCATCGACCGGAGCGAGCGCAGAAGCACACGAACAGGGCATCAACCACTGTTCACAACCATCCAAGGAGACGCCATGA
- a CDS encoding metal-sulfur cluster assembly factor yields the protein MTSDTSAPVSVADIEEALRDVIDPELGINIVDLGLIYGVVIEPDGTVVIDMTLTSAACPLTDVIEDQSAQALEGLAEAFRINWVWMPPWGPECITPDGREQLRALGFNV from the coding sequence ATGACCAGTGACACAAGTGCACCAGTCAGTGTGGCAGACATCGAAGAAGCCCTTCGCGATGTGATTGACCCCGAGTTGGGCATCAACATTGTTGACCTTGGGCTTATTTACGGTGTGGTCATTGAACCCGACGGAACAGTGGTCATTGACATGACGCTGACGTCTGCTGCCTGCCCATTGACCGATGTCATCGAAGACCAGTCCGCTCAAGCGCTTGAAGGGCTCGCTGAGGCCTTCCGCATCAACTGGGTATGGATGCCACCATGGGGCCCAGAGTGCATCACCCCAGATGGGCGTGAACAACTGCGTGCTCTTGGTTTCAACGTGTAA
- a CDS encoding DUF6318 family protein, with product MVAAITVLAVFSLLSCSSETPATPASSTPSIATETPADSSLNPTETPTSDPTVPSGPPEKPAAMANNNEEGALAAAEYFLDASAYAVLMGDEILMEDFSTDTCIFCSNVVESIKNDRKTQVKRLTMSFTFNEQPSIEHKHGIWVIEGTITLKGSHEQHGKKIIGETETADVQIYVYYKNGGWKFERLFFQN from the coding sequence ATGGTTGCAGCGATCACTGTTCTGGCAGTGTTTTCGTTGCTTTCCTGTTCTTCAGAAACCCCAGCCACCCCCGCATCTAGCACACCTTCCATCGCAACGGAAACACCCGCAGATTCTTCCCTAAATCCCACAGAAACACCAACCTCAGACCCCACAGTGCCAAGCGGCCCACCAGAAAAACCAGCCGCCATGGCGAACAACAACGAAGAAGGAGCCCTCGCCGCTGCCGAATACTTCCTTGATGCAAGCGCCTACGCGGTGCTCATGGGAGACGAAATCTTGATGGAAGATTTTTCGACAGATACTTGCATTTTCTGCTCGAACGTCGTCGAGTCAATAAAGAATGACAGAAAAACGCAGGTGAAGCGCCTAACTATGTCATTTACTTTCAATGAACAACCAAGCATTGAACATAAGCATGGGATATGGGTCATTGAAGGAACAATCACCCTTAAAGGCTCACACGAACAACACGGGAAAAAAATTATTGGCGAAACCGAGACCGCAGACGTGCAAATCTACGTTTATTACAAAAATGGAGGGTGGAAATTTGAGAGACTATTTTTTCAAAATTAG
- a CDS encoding DUF6318 family protein, giving the protein MEPMRQKRIPATLTSIALFATLGLTACTTNTDPTPPPPSTTTTPDTTPEPQPEPTETPTSDPTAPSGPPEKPAAMANNDEEGALAAAEYFLDASAYALLMGDERLMKEFAAAHCTFCDTLLNEIEVDKQNGRTRTLVNFSITGETKVTDRDNAWIIEAPVTFQGAHQESDGKNISGKPQTWDGTLFLFNKNGNWSFDNLTLSNEQ; this is encoded by the coding sequence ATGGAACCCATGCGCCAAAAAAGAATCCCCGCCACCCTCACCAGCATCGCTCTCTTTGCCACCCTCGGACTAACTGCCTGCACAACAAACACTGACCCCACACCCCCACCCCCCTCAACCACAACGACACCTGACACAACACCAGAACCCCAACCCGAACCCACAGAAACACCAACCTCTGACCCCACAGCGCCAAGCGGCCCACCAGAAAAACCAGCCGCCATGGCGAACAACGACGAAGAAGGAGCCCTCGCCGCTGCCGAATACTTCCTTGATGCAAGCGCCTACGCATTACTCATGGGAGACGAACGCCTGATGAAAGAATTTGCGGCAGCACACTGCACCTTTTGCGATACACTTCTCAACGAAATAGAGGTTGACAAACAAAATGGTCGAACAAGAACATTGGTGAACTTCTCAATTACTGGAGAAACAAAAGTGACAGACAGAGATAATGCCTGGATTATAGAAGCACCTGTAACATTCCAAGGAGCCCATCAAGAGAGCGATGGAAAAAACATCAGTGGAAAACCCCAAACTTGGGATGGAACACTTTTCCTCTTCAACAAAAACGGAAATTGGAGCTTCGACAATCTAACACTCTCTAATGAACAATAG
- a CDS encoding MarR family winged helix-turn-helix transcriptional regulator, whose amino-acid sequence MVERSTPPNPDPRIGKRPPLDSAVCFSLYSSLQATLQLYRDLLAPWGLTYQQLLVLVVLWEQGSVTPSELAQALHLDRSTVSGLLKRMERDGLLVRERHADNQRSVHVALTEYASGLRNELADIFTCVAEAMKLSEHDAHDLVTALHALRSAVRAQPTTTDVPSTEG is encoded by the coding sequence ATGGTTGAACGCTCGACACCGCCAAACCCGGACCCTCGCATCGGGAAACGGCCACCGTTGGACTCAGCGGTATGTTTCTCCTTGTATTCGTCGCTCCAGGCGACGTTGCAGTTGTACCGGGACCTTCTTGCACCCTGGGGTCTGACCTATCAGCAACTGTTAGTGCTGGTCGTTCTGTGGGAACAGGGGAGTGTCACCCCGAGTGAACTTGCCCAGGCGCTGCACCTGGATCGCAGTACAGTCTCCGGTTTGTTAAAGCGTATGGAACGTGACGGACTGCTTGTTCGCGAACGTCACGCAGACAATCAGCGGTCCGTTCATGTTGCGTTGACTGAGTATGCCAGTGGCTTACGCAACGAATTGGCTGACATCTTCACCTGTGTTGCTGAGGCCATGAAACTCTCAGAACACGATGCGCACGACCTTGTCACTGCATTACACGCTCTGCGGTCAGCGGTGCGAGCGCAGCCAACCACAACCGATGTTCCATCAACTGAAGGATGA
- a CDS encoding organic hydroperoxide resistance protein, whose translation MNVLYTTEALATGGGRDGHVAVAGTDLAFDLAVPTSMGGSGNGANPEQLFAAGFAACFHSALQLVARQRKVSVDGSSVAGRVSIGATDGGGFGLAVELEVSLPGVDKEVAQEIAEEAHQVCPYSNATRGNIDVTVTVGNN comes from the coding sequence ATGAATGTTCTCTACACAACAGAAGCGCTCGCCACGGGCGGCGGCCGTGATGGACACGTTGCTGTTGCAGGCACAGATCTCGCGTTTGACTTGGCGGTGCCCACATCAATGGGTGGGTCAGGTAACGGGGCTAACCCAGAACAACTCTTCGCGGCAGGGTTCGCGGCGTGCTTTCATTCGGCTCTGCAACTCGTTGCGCGCCAGCGCAAGGTGTCAGTTGATGGGTCCTCAGTTGCTGGTCGGGTGTCCATTGGGGCAACTGACGGTGGAGGGTTTGGGCTCGCTGTAGAACTCGAGGTGTCATTGCCTGGTGTGGACAAAGAGGTGGCGCAAGAAATAGCTGAGGAAGCTCACCAGGTGTGCCCCTACTCCAACGCTACACGCGGCAACATTGACGTCACTGTGACGGTCGGCAACAACTGA
- a CDS encoding NYN domain-containing protein, whose amino-acid sequence MNKQSAIFVDAGFLHSVGAQRTAATSYRHAVKLQYSTLIRGITHTTRAHSGVENLRTYWYDASRDGLLTDEHKRIAMIPGVKVRLGRVNYYGEQKGVDLRLALDLVGLARTGAASVAYLISGDDDLTEAVEEAQSLGMRVVLLGIDDKSSRIGLASVADNLAFAVDAIERLSDDLLATAFTKTVGVTSSAAEAGEPGVMSRGKDHAQVENSTGEAGGTTHTALLNAEHDTARAGVRAVGHEEEHTAVKPSGGPPSPALLAARLAAPVPAHKRPQPAGGATPDVVTTHSPATIVYSSSTTGEGDGDNAHHHSLLITAEEVGAKVARNWYANTTQGELAEVFGDRPQLPAFIDAVLLKDCAAAIGVEDTNLQSVRRTLRGSFWDEIDRIH is encoded by the coding sequence ATGAATAAACAAAGCGCAATATTTGTTGATGCCGGATTCTTACACTCAGTGGGTGCTCAACGAACAGCGGCAACGAGTTACCGTCATGCTGTGAAACTACAGTATTCCACCCTGATTCGCGGGATTACGCATACTACCCGTGCGCATAGTGGTGTGGAGAATCTTCGTACCTACTGGTATGACGCCTCCAGAGACGGCCTACTCACTGACGAGCACAAACGCATCGCTATGATCCCTGGCGTGAAAGTTCGTCTTGGGCGAGTCAATTACTACGGGGAGCAAAAAGGCGTTGATTTACGGCTCGCCTTAGACTTAGTGGGTTTAGCTCGAACTGGTGCGGCTTCTGTCGCCTATTTGATTTCTGGGGATGACGACCTCACTGAAGCAGTTGAGGAAGCACAAAGTTTGGGAATGCGGGTTGTTCTTTTAGGAATAGATGATAAATCCTCTCGAATCGGTTTGGCTTCTGTGGCTGATAACTTGGCGTTTGCAGTTGATGCGATTGAGCGGCTCTCTGATGATCTGCTTGCTACTGCCTTTACGAAAACTGTGGGGGTGACTTCGAGCGCTGCTGAAGCCGGGGAACCTGGCGTCATGTCACGAGGAAAAGACCACGCCCAGGTAGAGAACAGCACGGGGGAAGCTGGCGGAACGACTCATACCGCGTTGCTGAATGCGGAGCACGACACTGCGCGGGCCGGGGTTCGCGCCGTCGGGCACGAAGAAGAACACACGGCAGTCAAACCGTCAGGTGGCCCACCTTCACCTGCACTGTTGGCCGCGCGTTTGGCTGCCCCTGTTCCCGCGCATAAACGTCCACAGCCAGCAGGAGGGGCAACACCTGATGTCGTGACGACTCATTCCCCTGCAACAATCGTGTATTCCTCATCCACAACCGGTGAAGGAGATGGAGACAACGCTCACCACCATTCACTGCTGATCACCGCAGAGGAAGTGGGCGCGAAAGTGGCCCGCAACTGGTACGCAAACACCACACAAGGCGAGCTTGCTGAAGTGTTTGGTGACCGCCCGCAGCTACCAGCCTTTATTGACGCCGTTCTTCTCAAGGACTGTGCCGCGGCCATTGGGGTGGAGGACACCAACCTCCAATCTGTGCGTCGCACCTTGCGTGGGTCTTTCTGGGACGAAATCGACCGCATTCACTGA